TGTAGAATATAAAAAATATCTTATCAGTGTTTTTCTGCAGATTATCTCATATCTTTGCATTATAGTTATTATCTATGTCAAAAAAACATATTAAATGCGAATAGGAAAATATTTAATTTCAACTGGAGTTAATGGTCCAGGAAAAAGATTTGTAATTTGGTTTCAAGGATGTTCTTTCCATTGTAAAAGCTGCTTTAATCCTGAATTTTGGAATAAAAATGGTGGGAAGGTAATGAATGTTAAAGAAATGTTATCTATTATAGATAAATATTCTGGTATTGAAGGAGTTACATTTACAGGTGGAGAGCCTTTTCTTCAAAGTAAAGAGCTTTTATCTCTTTCAAAACTAATAAGATGTAAAAATTTAACTATTGTTTGTTTTACTGGATACCAATATGAAGATATTTTAAAAGGAAAAATTCCTTATGGTAAAGAATTACTGAATTATATAGATATACTTATTGATGGTAGATTTATTAAAGAAGAAAAGACATTTTTGATATGGAGGGGAAGTCGTAATCAGAAGGTATATTTTCTTTCAGAAAGATATAAATATCTAAAAGAATTTGTAGAAAAGGAAGGAATAAGTGAAGCAGAAATAAAAGTAGGCAAAAAAGGAATTTCTATAACTGGAATATTTGATATAAACTTTTGGGAAGAGTTAAAAAAAGTACTAAAAGAAAATGATTAGATGCCCTTATTGTTTACAAAGTGATGAACCAAAATCAACGAAGAATAATAATACAGAAGTATATACTTGTACAAAATGTAGATCTCTATTACCAAGGGATTTTGTTGAAGAGAATTATCCTAAAATGACAGTTGGTATTATTGGATTTACTGGGCATGGTAAAACAGTTTACTTAACATCACTTTTCTACTTATTAAAATTTATAAGAAGAAGTTCTTTATGGGAAAATTTTAATTGGCAGACGCTTGATGAAAATACTCATAAGATAGTATTTGAACATGTTTCTTTATTTGAGAAAGAGCATAAATTACCTAAATCTACCCCTGCGAATTTTCCTTTACCAGCAATTATTGAATTTTTTGATATGCCATTGATAGGTAATTGTTTTTTCACTTTTTATGATACTGCTGGAGCAGTGTATGAAGAAATTAATAGTATAACAAATATGGGAAAGTTTGTTGCATATGCAGATGTAGTTTTCTTTATTTTAAGTATACCTGATTGCAAAAGAAGAAAGGGAAGGAGTTGGCAGGATGAGATGGAAAGGTTTTTGGATATATATGTAAATGCAGTGTATAACCGACTTGGCATTTCACTGGAAAAATTTCAACATCTTATTGTTGTATTAACAAAAGCAGACCTTTTTATTGATGGAGAGGAAGAACCAGAACTTAAAGAATTTTTATTACAAGGTTCATATAATTGGTGGGGGTTAAAAAAAACAAGAAATGGAGAGTTTAGAAAAAAAATAAATGAAATAGCCAAGTTTTCAGAATTTATAGAAGATTGGCTTGAAGAGAAAGGAGGTGGTGGATTTATAAATTTAGCAAGAAGGAGATTTAAAAGTGTTAAATATACATTAATATCTGCAATAGGTTCTGCTCCAAAAGGTAAGAAATTGGTATCGCTTTCACCAGAGGATCCGAAGAGAGTAATAGACCCATTGATGTTAATAATACAAAAAATTTTTGAAGGAGAAGGAGAAGAGGAGCGAGTGGTAAGTGATACAGTGAAGGAGTTAACTACTTCTGAGCAAGTAACTCAACCAATTCCTGATAATGAAATTTTACAATCCATTTATACAAAAGTTCCAAAAAGGAAATCTTACTTTAGAAAAGGTGATTTTCATACTGTATTTTATCCTACCAAATTTTTAAATAGGAACGATATATCAGAAATAGAAAAAAGGATACATTTTCCAGGTGATATATTTGATGAAAAAATAACATTATTTTTTCAAGAAATACAAAAAAAGTGGTGTCTTGTAATTCTTAAAATCAAGAATTTACCTAATGAAAAAGATTCTTTAAATAGGGGGGGGTTATTTCTCTGTCATGCTTTTATATTTCCTGAAAATATATGGAAAAGAACAGGAGATTTATTGAGTTTAGTTAAATTTACAGAGGGATTTTCTTTTACAAAAATAAAAGATATTTTCAATTCACCATTTTTTGATAGAAGAAATGGGAATAGTAATAACATAAAAATTTTACCAGAGAAATTAGGAGAAATTTCTAATACACTTCCGAAATTATCTAATTTTAACTCTGATTTTGTCTGGAAAATTATTATATTGATGAATAGAATAGCCAGAGAAAAAAATAACAATATACCTGTAATTTTGAAAGGAAATCCAGAAAACATAACTGATTTTTTGAATAAAATTTTTGCCTATATTCCTGATGACTTTAAAGTTTTAATTGGGTTTGACTCATGTTTTGACAATGGCAATCTTGCTTCTTATCCTTTAAAAATAGTAGGATACAAAACAACTCTTCCAACAAATACCAGTTCTATTATTATTGATCTTGAAAAATCCATATTAAAAGTTCCTGATGGAATTGAAGAGTTATGTAATTCTCGAAGTTGTTTTGAAATATGGTTAAATTCTCTTCGTGAAAAAATTAAATATAAGGAAGAAATTGAGAAGGCATATAAACTTTCAGAGATTATTGAAGAAGGTAAAGATTATTCAGATAAAGAAATTTTAACAGGTGAAGACCAAAAGATATTTGTTTCCATAAATAAAGAAAGAATAATAGAGAGGTTTTATAGTTATTTAAAAGGTTTAATCTGGGAAGAAGTAGTAAAAGTAGTTATAAAGGAGATTTCTATTGATAAGATGTTTGAGATTTTTTTTGATAGAGGGAAAATTAAGGATATTTGTGGAAATATAGTAGGAGTAATTATAAGAGAGAAAATACCAATTATTCCAGGGAGAAGTTATATAAAAGAGGAGTTATTAAGTGAAGGGAATAATATAATCAGGGCGATGTGGAAACTTGCAAAAGGAGAGAAATTAAGTAATAAAGATATAGAGTGTTTGAAGGAAGATGAAAGGAGGGAATTTTTAAGGTATTTAGTTTTAACAGAGGAGGAGAAAGAAGATTGGCTGTTAGATATTTTAGGGACAAACAGGGATATTGTAGAACAACTCCTTAAAGATAATAAAATAAAAGATACATTAAATAAAGAAAGAATAATAGAGAGGTTTTATAGTTATTTAAAAGGTTTAATCTGGGAAGAAGTAGTAAAAGTAGTTATAAAGGAGATTTCTATTGATAAGATGTTTGAGATTTTTTTTGATAGAGGGAAAATTAAGGATATTTGTGGAAATATAGTAGGAGTAATTATAAGAGAGAAAATACCAATTATTCCAGGGAGAAGTTATATAAAAGAGGAGTTATTAAGTGAAGGGAATAATATAATCAGGGCGATGTGGAAACTTGCAAAAGGAGAGAAATTAAGTAATAAAGATATAGAGTGTTTGAAGGAAGATGAAAGGAGGGAATTTTTAAGGTATTTGGTTTTAACAGAGGAGGAGAAAGAAGATTGGTTGTTAGATATTTTAAGGACAAACAGGGATGTTTTAGAACAACTCCTTAAAGATAATAAAATAAAAGATACATTAAAACCAATTATTGAAGAAATACTACTTCAAAATAAACACCTTTTCAAAAAAACTTTTGATATTTTAGAAGAGGCAATTTTTTCAATAAATAATGAATATTTTGTTTTAGAATATCAACATTTACAAAGTCATGAAATATTTGTAAATGTTTTTATATCTCTTTTAAAATCGAAAAAAAAGGATGAGAAAACGGTTGAGGATATTTACAAATGGGTGAAAAAAAATTCTCCTGATAGAATAGAAGAAACGAGTGAAATTATCAAAGAATATCAAAACATTGACCCATATGATTTTAAGTTTATAGGTAAGTTGAAAAGATTTTTGAGAAAGATATGGAGTAAAAAGGGAATGTGATAAAATTATATAGAACAAAAACAAAAAAAAATATATAATTTAGTAAATACCCAGTCAATTGTATTGACTGAAGGTAGCAAGAATAAAAGTAAAAAAACAAAAAGATTTAAAGGTTTTTTCTCTCTACTTAGATATGACCGAGGCTAATATTTATATAGTTTATAAAAAACCTTTTGAAAGAGATTTCCAATGAGGAGTCAAGGGGAAAATGAGTGGATTAAAATATTCAAATGTTTATATAGAAGAACAAATTAGGAAAAAACAGGAAATAATATCCCAAATAGAGAATACAAAAGCAGAAATATTTATTTTGAAAGATAAAGGCAAAAATATTATAGGTGAATTTTCTCAAGGAATAAAAGAAGAATTTAAAATGGAAATAGAAAAATTTAAGAGTTGGCAGAAAAATAAAATACCAAATTTTTCTTTTTATATGTATATTCATGAACTTCAGGCAGTAAAAAAAGAAATGGAGGAATTTAAATGTATTGGGATGAAACAATTTAAAGCACTTTTAGAAATTAAAGAAAAAGCACCTAAAAAAATTCAGGCAGTAAAAAAAGAAATGGAGGAATTTAAAGGTATTGGGATGAAACAATTTAAATCATTTTTAGAAATTAAAGAAAAAACACTTAAAAAAATTCAGGCACTTAAAAATAAAATGGAAGAATTATCTATAATACTTAAAAGTATTGAAATATTATCTACAAAATGGCATCTTGAAGAATATGCAGAAATTGAAAAAGCAATTGACTTACTTTCCCATTCATTAGAAGAAGAAAAGGTCTCGTTGGTTGAAAGTGAAATAGAGAAATTGAATTTAAAAATAAATAAAATGAAAGAAACATTAAATGGATATGAAAATTTAAATAAACAAAGACAATATGTTTTAGAATCTTTAAGGAAAGTTTGCAAACAAATTGGATGGGAAGAAATTAAAGAACCATATTTTGAAAAGAAAGACGACCCAAGAAGTCGGATTATCTATGAAATCAACACTTATTCAGCAGGAATTATGAAGTTTTATCTTACTCTTGAAAAAATAGTGGTTAATTCACCATTAACAAATGAAAATAATTATTGTATAAAGGAATTTAATAATCTATCTGAAAAACTTAAAAATTTTGGTGTAAATACAAAATTTAAACGTGATACAGCAGAAAATGAGGACCCTATGTTATATGGAAAAAACAGAATATCCACAATAGATGAAGAGTCATTAGAAAATAATAGATGAAAGGGATTTAATAAATAAAAATGAGCGAATTAGAAAATTTGCTGATTGATTTAGTAGATGCAGGATGGTATACCAGAGAAAATGCTTATAAAAAATTAAATTCTAAATATCCAGATTGGTATTTCACCTCATATATTAAGGACCTCCTGCCTGTATATATCAAAGCATTGGAAAGCGAAGATGATAGTATAAGATATTCAGCAGTAAATGTATTAAAATTAATAAAAGATAAGTTAGCAATAGAAGGACTAATAATTTCACTGGTAGATTCTAATGCATTAGTAAGAAAAATATCTGCGGATTGTTTAAGTGCAATAGATATTAGTAAAATACATCCTGGGTGGCATAAAGGAGAAGTAGTAAAGAACTATATATCAAAGATAATTTCTGCATTATTTTCAGAAAATGAAGATGTAAGAAACAAAGCACAGAAATTAATAAATAAAATATATCCGAATGGAGAAAATTGGATAGAAAACAAAGAAATAGTAAATAATTTATTTTTATATTGTACCAAGTTGTTATCAAGTGGGAATAAGAAAAAAATCCTTGAATCTAAAAACCTAATAAACAAAATTTTAGACAAATTAGATTTTAAGAAGTATAGTGAAAAAGGAATTTTGGATTTTATTAGTGCATTAGAAATAGATAATGAAGAAGTTAGGGAAATAGTTATAAATATACTTGTAGAGAAAAATAATGAATTTTTAAGTAGTTATCCAATTTTATTTTGCCGTAAATGTTATTTAAAAAGGCCTGCAAAAATAAAAATATATAACAATATAGATAGAGAATTTATTGTATGTCAACATTGTAGAGAATCTAATTATTTAGAAAAAGGGGTAAATAGAGTAATTGGAGTTATAGGTGCAGACTTTGAAAATTTTAAAAGAGAAGGAGATGTAGTTTATATAAATTTATGGGATAATAAAACCAAAAGAGCAGTAAATGCTGATATAGATGAACTTGAAATACGCAAGAAAGATGAAATTGATTATGCTGCAGTAGTAGATTCAATATGTTTAGAATTAAAAAATGACATTTCAAGGGATAAAGGATATCTGAAAACAATACCAGTTGTTTTAAAAACTGATATTTCCAAAGAGGTTAAAGACCTTTTAAAGAAACAATTCAAAGAAATAAGAAAATAAAGG
Above is a genomic segment from bacterium containing:
- the nrdG gene encoding anaerobic ribonucleoside-triphosphate reductase activating protein, whose translation is MRIGKYLISTGVNGPGKRFVIWFQGCSFHCKSCFNPEFWNKNGGKVMNVKEMLSIIDKYSGIEGVTFTGGEPFLQSKELLSLSKLIRCKNLTIVCFTGYQYEDILKGKIPYGKELLNYIDILIDGRFIKEEKTFLIWRGSRNQKVYFLSERYKYLKEFVEKEGISEAEIKVGKKGISITGIFDINFWEELKKVLKEND